In the Corynebacterium kroppenstedtii genome, one interval contains:
- a CDS encoding helix-turn-helix transcriptional regulator, with the protein MNDHAPGPEGQTRQRIMSLLLHHGTMSASELSKELKLSAAGVRRHVDNLVSDGLAEEAPATGGAPRGRGRPARVFRLTDKGRGNFGYDYDRVAVLALEALRDAGGPNAVIHFAQQRMSDILREAGLDDEISDLADPDDVEAMVTKVADALSKHGYAATVDKAGGGIQICRHHCPIQGVAEHFPEMCAAEHEAVREVLGHHTQPLATIVDGNGVCTTHIPLEPVINQKRDKGSGDKRHPASSTSS; encoded by the coding sequence ATGAACGACCATGCCCCCGGACCAGAGGGCCAGACTCGTCAACGCATCATGTCTCTCCTCCTGCACCACGGAACGATGAGCGCATCCGAGCTAAGCAAAGAGCTGAAGTTAAGCGCTGCAGGAGTTCGACGCCATGTCGATAATCTGGTCTCCGACGGCTTAGCGGAAGAGGCACCAGCAACAGGTGGAGCGCCTCGCGGACGTGGCCGCCCAGCCCGCGTTTTCCGGTTAACCGATAAAGGAAGAGGCAACTTTGGCTACGACTATGACCGCGTCGCAGTACTAGCTCTCGAAGCGCTACGAGATGCCGGTGGCCCTAACGCTGTTATTCACTTCGCACAGCAACGGATGAGCGATATTCTTCGCGAAGCGGGGCTGGATGACGAGATTTCCGACCTTGCTGACCCCGACGATGTCGAGGCCATGGTCACCAAAGTTGCTGATGCCCTGAGCAAACACGGGTACGCAGCAACTGTGGACAAAGCTGGTGGTGGAATCCAAATCTGTCGCCATCATTGCCCTATCCAAGGAGTCGCTGAGCATTTTCCTGAGATGTGCGCCGCTGAACACGAGGCGGTTCGTGAGGTCTTAGGCCACCACACTCAACCTTTAGCCACCATCGTTGATGGGAACGGCGTGTGCACAACGCATATTCCCTTGGAACCCGTTATCAACCAGAAGCGCGATAAGGGGAGTGGCGATAAACGCCACCCAGCTTCGTCAACATCATCATGA
- a CDS encoding lycopene cyclase family protein → MRFSVVGLGPAGTAASVAALRSGYSVECWDPHGSHYPPTMGAWAHQIPQWLRQHPHPYFSQSRPRVCGDGWEVALPETYVILNPDALRDQLRDAGGTQSLSIHDQWYDSTRDDGHVVIDTRASSGGFLPVRQLAVGLVLPEHLLPRDHRRSVLMDMRTLPDSASCSRPTSDDGASTTAHPGVDAFSRMTFNYRMPLGHGRWLIEETIVATSCRGPEHSPHSETAQVEHLRWALDRRLEQLGIDPETARRHAVREEVVSFPVAPLRRRIPHVTRRNNGVTSIFPWGAAAGLMHAATGYSIGTAIDRADKEIGWAAHWARYPSLLQRTVGAVHGPPGGWVAGWLQRRGLGATLQLKPEEMRLFYREFFAMSPPRIRDYLTSSHGLDIARSMVSVVARLVRVMIKPDGHSRQERKAKRSLARRMFMSLWRGSATPLPRR, encoded by the coding sequence ATGCGTTTTTCGGTGGTCGGGCTAGGTCCTGCAGGAACAGCAGCGTCTGTTGCTGCGCTCCGTTCCGGTTATTCCGTGGAATGCTGGGACCCACATGGTTCGCATTACCCGCCGACGATGGGTGCGTGGGCACACCAAATACCGCAGTGGCTACGTCAGCATCCGCATCCATATTTCTCCCAGTCTCGGCCACGTGTGTGCGGCGACGGTTGGGAAGTTGCCCTTCCGGAGACCTATGTCATTCTCAATCCGGATGCGTTACGTGACCAGTTGCGTGACGCGGGCGGCACGCAATCTCTATCTATTCACGACCAGTGGTATGACTCCACGCGTGACGACGGGCACGTGGTCATTGATACACGCGCGTCGAGCGGTGGTTTCCTCCCAGTTCGGCAACTCGCGGTAGGGCTAGTCCTCCCCGAGCATCTTCTACCGCGCGACCACCGTCGGTCAGTGCTGATGGACATGCGAACATTACCTGACAGTGCTTCTTGTTCCCGCCCGACATCCGATGACGGTGCATCGACGACGGCCCATCCAGGCGTTGATGCATTTTCTCGTATGACGTTCAACTATCGGATGCCTCTGGGACACGGCCGATGGCTGATCGAGGAAACAATTGTCGCAACATCATGCCGCGGGCCTGAGCACTCGCCACATTCCGAAACAGCGCAAGTGGAACATTTGCGATGGGCGCTCGACCGGCGACTCGAACAGCTCGGTATTGATCCAGAAACCGCGCGTCGGCACGCTGTTCGCGAGGAAGTCGTGAGTTTTCCCGTCGCACCCCTACGACGACGAATCCCGCACGTAACACGTCGAAACAACGGTGTGACAAGCATTTTTCCATGGGGTGCAGCTGCGGGATTGATGCACGCTGCCACTGGTTACAGCATCGGAACTGCGATAGATCGCGCTGATAAAGAAATCGGCTGGGCTGCCCATTGGGCCCGATACCCGAGCCTTCTTCAACGTACCGTCGGAGCAGTACACGGGCCTCCTGGAGGATGGGTGGCAGGATGGCTTCAACGGCGTGGCTTGGGCGCAACGCTCCAACTGAAACCAGAGGAGATGCGCCTGTTTTATCGCGAATTCTTCGCCATGTCCCCGCCACGGATTCGCGACTACCTGACGTCCTCTCACGGGTTGGATATCGCCCGATCCATGGTGTCCGTCGTCGCTCGCCTCGTGAGGGTGATGATTAAACCGGACGGACATTCACGACAGGAACGTAAAGCCAAACGTTCACTGGCCCGACGCATGTTTATGTCTCTGTGGCGTGGGAGTGCCACCCCGCTCCCACGTCGGTAA
- the sufC gene encoding Fe-S cluster assembly ATPase SufC gives MSTLEIRDLEAVVKPTEPGEEPKQILKGVNLTINSGETHAIMGPNGSGKSTLSYTIAGHPRYEVTGGEVLLDGENIIDMSVDERARAGLFLAMQYPVEVPGVSMANFLRTSATAVRGEAPRLRDWIKEVKDAQKELKIDTSFSERAVNEGFSGGEKKRHEILQLSLLKPKFAILDETDSGLDVDALRIVSQGINDYKEQNNGGIMLITHYKRILNYVRPDFVHVFANGRVVTTGGPELADKLEEEGYDAFVG, from the coding sequence ATGAGTACCCTCGAAATTCGCGACCTCGAAGCTGTCGTCAAGCCTACTGAACCAGGGGAAGAGCCAAAGCAAATCCTTAAGGGCGTCAACCTGACCATCAACTCAGGTGAGACCCACGCGATCATGGGACCTAATGGATCGGGCAAGTCAACGTTGTCATACACCATTGCTGGCCATCCTCGTTATGAAGTCACCGGTGGGGAAGTGCTATTAGACGGCGAAAACATCATCGACATGTCTGTGGATGAACGAGCCCGAGCCGGTTTGTTCCTCGCTATGCAGTACCCGGTCGAGGTCCCCGGCGTGTCAATGGCTAACTTCCTCCGCACGTCAGCAACCGCGGTGCGTGGAGAAGCTCCACGGCTCCGTGACTGGATCAAAGAAGTTAAGGACGCCCAAAAAGAGCTAAAAATCGACACCTCATTTTCCGAGCGTGCCGTCAATGAAGGTTTCTCCGGTGGCGAAAAGAAGCGTCACGAAATTCTGCAGCTTTCGTTGCTCAAACCCAAGTTCGCCATTCTCGACGAGACAGACTCCGGACTCGACGTCGATGCCCTTCGTATCGTTTCCCAAGGGATCAACGACTACAAAGAGCAGAACAATGGCGGAATCATGCTCATTACGCACTATAAGCGCATTCTGAACTATGTGCGCCCTGACTTTGTGCACGTCTTCGCCAACGGCCGCGTCGTTACGACTGGTGGCCCTGAGCTCGCCGACAAGCTCGAAGAAGAAGGCTACGACGCTTTCGTAGGCTAA
- the sufB gene encoding Fe-S cluster assembly protein SufB translates to MTQTPTAPAGPQSSPQSDEEIIESIGGGYNYGWHDSDVAGASARRGIDEDVVKDISAKKSEPEWMLKNRLKALSVFQKKPVPNWGADLSGIDFDQIKYFVRSTEKQAATWDDLPEDIKNTYDRIGIPEAEKERLVAGVAAQYESEVVYHQIRKDLEKQGVIFVDTDTALRDYPELFKEYFGTVIPAGDNKFAALNTAVWSGGSFIYVPKGVHVEIPLQAYFRINTENMGQFERTLIIVDEDAYVHYVEGCTAPIYKTDSLHSAVVEIIVKKGGRCRYTTIQNWSNNVYNLVTKRTKCEEGATMEWIDGNIGSKVSMKYPAVWMTGPYSRGEVLSVAMAGEGQYQDTGAKMVHMAPHTSSNIVSKSVARGGGRAAYRGLVKVNPNAHHCTANVECDALLVDKISRSDTYPYNDIRNDHVSLGHEATVSKVSEDQLFYLMSRGLAEDDAMAMIVRGFVEPIAKELPMEYALELNRLIELQMEGSVG, encoded by the coding sequence ATGACCCAAACACCGACAGCTCCTGCCGGGCCACAATCATCACCACAAAGTGATGAAGAGATCATTGAATCCATCGGAGGTGGATATAACTACGGATGGCATGACAGCGACGTAGCCGGAGCCTCTGCACGGCGCGGCATTGATGAAGATGTTGTTAAGGACATCTCAGCAAAAAAGAGTGAGCCGGAATGGATGTTGAAGAACCGTCTCAAGGCTCTCTCCGTCTTCCAGAAGAAGCCGGTGCCTAACTGGGGCGCGGACCTGTCCGGAATCGACTTCGACCAGATCAAATACTTCGTCCGCTCCACAGAAAAACAAGCCGCGACGTGGGATGACCTTCCAGAGGACATTAAAAACACCTACGACCGCATTGGTATCCCAGAGGCAGAAAAAGAGCGCCTCGTCGCAGGCGTCGCCGCACAGTACGAATCTGAGGTTGTCTATCACCAAATCCGTAAGGATCTGGAAAAACAAGGCGTCATTTTCGTTGATACCGACACGGCTTTGAGAGACTATCCCGAATTGTTTAAAGAGTATTTCGGGACCGTTATTCCAGCCGGTGACAATAAATTCGCTGCACTGAACACCGCGGTGTGGTCAGGCGGTTCATTTATTTACGTGCCAAAGGGCGTCCACGTCGAAATCCCTCTTCAGGCCTACTTCCGCATTAATACGGAGAACATGGGTCAATTCGAGCGCACGTTGATCATCGTCGACGAAGATGCCTATGTTCACTACGTTGAGGGATGTACGGCGCCTATCTATAAGACTGATTCTCTGCACTCAGCTGTCGTCGAGATCATTGTTAAAAAAGGTGGTCGTTGCCGGTACACGACCATCCAGAACTGGTCTAACAATGTCTATAACCTGGTCACCAAGCGCACGAAGTGCGAAGAGGGTGCCACCATGGAGTGGATCGATGGCAACATCGGGTCCAAGGTTTCGATGAAATATCCCGCCGTGTGGATGACCGGGCCGTACTCCCGTGGCGAGGTTCTCTCCGTCGCGATGGCGGGCGAAGGCCAGTACCAGGACACTGGCGCCAAGATGGTGCACATGGCTCCTCACACGAGTTCCAACATTGTGTCGAAATCAGTTGCTCGCGGGGGTGGGCGTGCGGCCTACCGTGGCCTCGTCAAAGTTAATCCGAACGCGCATCACTGCACGGCCAATGTCGAATGTGATGCCTTGCTTGTCGATAAGATTTCGCGGTCGGACACCTATCCCTACAATGACATCCGCAATGACCACGTGTCCCTTGGCCACGAGGCTACGGTCTCTAAAGTGTCTGAGGATCAACTCTTCTATCTCATGAGCCGAGGCCTCGCTGAGGACGACGCCATGGCGATGATCGTTCGTGGCTTTGTCGAGCCCATTGCGAAAGAGTTGCCCATGGAATATGCCCTCGAACTCAATCGCCTCATTGAATTGCAAATGGAAGGATCCGTGGGATAG
- a CDS encoding metal-sulfur cluster assembly factor has product MAQDDTTTQDQAASSYESYDDAGSVTGPGTGMDGSIPSVPDLPPMDDDQQKIANAVQDSLYDVVDPELGINVVDLGLVYDIWVDDDDNVVVYMTLTSPACPLTDMLEDQSTDAVVGRGIADNMRIEWVWTPPWGPHMITEEGREQLRALGFAV; this is encoded by the coding sequence ATGGCACAAGACGACACGACCACACAAGATCAAGCTGCCAGTTCGTACGAATCCTATGACGACGCAGGTTCGGTAACGGGACCGGGAACGGGGATGGATGGCTCCATCCCCAGCGTTCCGGATCTACCGCCCATGGACGATGACCAGCAGAAAATCGCTAATGCGGTCCAGGACAGCCTGTACGATGTCGTCGACCCTGAGCTCGGCATCAACGTTGTTGATCTCGGGTTGGTTTACGACATTTGGGTCGACGACGATGACAATGTTGTGGTCTACATGACATTGACCTCTCCTGCCTGCCCGCTCACTGACATGCTGGAAGACCAGTCAACAGATGCCGTGGTCGGCCGCGGTATTGCTGACAATATGCGTATTGAGTGGGTGTGGACTCCGCCGTGGGGACCACACATGATTACTGAAGAGGGCAGAGAGCAACTCCGTGCCCTCGGGTTCGCTGTCTAG
- the mptB gene encoding polyprenol phosphomannose-dependent alpha 1,6 mannosyltransferase MptB: MGTRGPSFFRRFLDFSRREISSVVPEFGVAGSRSAEVFHGEGPARPRLKRFGVSDLRRFALLRWLGAFGSVLIMIGGWGAGAMPVVDNTLWDFPIANLMGRMLLTSTVLVFVGIGFLVTAWALMGYFALAGPREQGHGWATAPVMVRTFVAWVIPLGFTAPLFTQDIYSYIAQGAIAARGLNPYQGGPVDLLGVADPLARSVPLVWSHSPSPYGPVAIMGGQVISWLTNENIIAAVFLYRLVSIIGLTLCAWAVIKLARRCGVEASAALWLGVLNPLSLLHLVGGIHNESIMLGLLMVGMEWCFRAFERPLEDSSSGSEFSSVASIEPTTPASTLFTRRSILYFVAGVGAICCAIMVKVTSIVALGFVWVTLIRSIHRKHAWLLATVIVGSLLMFFVVGLSFASGLGLQWLTVQGGAADIVSWMSITTLLGIFAGFLGSLLGLGDHTEAMTSFIHGVGLAVAALWMVRMLVATYRGRLHPVGGYGVGMLVLVLLFPVVHPWYALWAIIPLAAWANRPLFRNTAVIYSIILSFFVLPRGLKLPAWSVTQTYIVAAISFLVLAVLGYFILKVIEVRSPGIVLGHVDRNHTSRPRISRSAQHKTRKNTGNRDRSRSLR, encoded by the coding sequence ATGGGCACTCGTGGGCCATCGTTCTTCCGCCGATTCCTGGACTTCAGCCGGCGGGAAATTTCGTCCGTTGTCCCGGAGTTTGGGGTTGCTGGTTCACGATCCGCAGAAGTTTTTCACGGTGAAGGGCCGGCGCGACCACGCCTGAAGCGGTTCGGGGTCTCCGATCTTCGCCGATTCGCATTATTGCGGTGGCTTGGAGCCTTCGGATCCGTCCTAATAATGATTGGGGGTTGGGGTGCAGGGGCGATGCCTGTTGTTGACAACACGCTCTGGGACTTCCCCATTGCCAACCTCATGGGACGAATGCTGTTGACTTCCACTGTGCTTGTGTTCGTTGGCATCGGTTTTCTCGTTACCGCGTGGGCACTCATGGGGTATTTCGCTTTAGCCGGGCCACGGGAGCAAGGGCATGGTTGGGCTACCGCACCGGTGATGGTTCGAACCTTTGTTGCCTGGGTCATCCCTCTGGGCTTTACCGCTCCGCTCTTCACCCAGGACATTTATTCGTATATAGCTCAGGGTGCGATTGCAGCTCGAGGCCTCAACCCGTATCAAGGTGGTCCGGTTGATTTATTAGGCGTAGCAGATCCTCTTGCTCGATCGGTGCCTTTAGTGTGGTCCCACTCGCCGTCCCCCTATGGACCTGTCGCCATCATGGGTGGCCAAGTGATCTCGTGGTTAACCAACGAGAACATTATTGCGGCTGTTTTCCTCTACCGGCTGGTGTCAATTATCGGCCTAACATTGTGCGCATGGGCTGTCATCAAACTCGCCCGCCGCTGTGGTGTGGAGGCATCGGCTGCGTTGTGGCTTGGCGTGTTAAACCCGTTATCGCTTCTTCACCTTGTCGGCGGTATCCATAACGAGTCAATCATGCTCGGCCTATTGATGGTCGGCATGGAATGGTGCTTCAGAGCTTTCGAACGTCCGTTGGAGGACTCCTCGTCCGGGTCTGAGTTTTCCTCCGTGGCTTCTATAGAACCGACGACGCCGGCGTCGACGCTGTTCACTCGGCGAAGCATACTGTATTTCGTTGCCGGCGTCGGAGCGATCTGTTGTGCGATCATGGTCAAAGTGACCAGCATTGTTGCGCTGGGCTTTGTGTGGGTCACACTCATTCGCTCCATCCACCGCAAACATGCGTGGCTGCTCGCCACTGTGATCGTCGGATCCCTGTTGATGTTTTTCGTCGTCGGCTTATCGTTCGCTTCTGGCCTCGGCCTTCAATGGCTTACCGTGCAGGGCGGAGCAGCCGATATCGTCAGCTGGATGTCGATTACCACGCTGCTCGGTATTTTTGCTGGCTTCCTAGGAAGCCTGCTCGGTCTGGGCGACCATACCGAGGCTATGACGTCGTTTATTCATGGGGTGGGGTTGGCTGTTGCTGCGCTGTGGATGGTCCGCATGCTCGTGGCGACCTATCGTGGTCGCCTTCATCCCGTCGGTGGATACGGGGTCGGAATGCTTGTTCTCGTTCTTCTTTTCCCCGTTGTTCACCCTTGGTACGCGTTGTGGGCCATCATTCCGCTCGCTGCGTGGGCGAACCGTCCTCTATTCAGAAATACGGCCGTCATCTATTCCATCATTCTCAGTTTCTTCGTTCTTCCTCGCGGACTGAAGTTGCCTGCGTGGAGCGTGACTCAAACATATATCGTCGCCGCAATAAGCTTCCTAGTCTTGGCGGTACTGGGGTATTTCATTCTCAAGGTCATCGAGGTTCGATCCCCAGGGATTGTGCTTGGACATGTGGATCGCAACCACACATCGAGGCCCAGAATCTCGCGTAGCGCCCAACACAAGACGAGGAAGAACACGGGCAATCGTGACCGGTCGCGTTCACTGCGGTAG
- a CDS encoding cysteine desulfurase translates to MEIPELTRNGVLNVDAVRAEFPILHRTVRDDKPLIFLDSGATSQRPERVLREEFHFLTHTNAPVHRGSYQLAEEATEAYENARERIAHFVGADEPEIAFTKNATEALNEVAYLLADDRAGELQVKEGDEVVVTEIEHHANLIPWQELCRRTGAHLKWYSATDDGRVDLDSLTLSDRTKVVAFTHQSNVTGAQPDVEKLVSRAHRVGAVAVLDACQSVPHKTVDFHALDVDFSAFSGHKMLGPNGVGVMYGKADILAQMPPFLTGGSMITTVKMDHSEYTEPPQRFEAGTQMTSQVVGLGAAVQFLQAIGMDAVEKHEQMLTKYALEKLNDIDGLRIIGPTTPEHRGSSVSFSLDGVHPHDLSQVLDDDGIAVRSGHHCAWPIHRRMGIQASARASFYIYNTLDEVDKLAESICRARDFFGVTR, encoded by the coding sequence GTGGAAATTCCAGAGCTCACACGAAACGGGGTGTTGAATGTCGACGCAGTGCGCGCGGAATTCCCCATCCTGCACCGTACTGTTCGCGACGATAAACCCCTCATCTTTTTAGACTCCGGTGCCACATCACAACGACCGGAACGTGTGCTTCGCGAAGAATTTCACTTCCTCACCCACACCAATGCGCCCGTTCACCGCGGCTCCTATCAACTCGCAGAAGAAGCGACAGAAGCCTATGAGAATGCGCGCGAACGCATCGCTCACTTCGTCGGGGCTGATGAACCCGAAATTGCGTTCACCAAAAATGCCACAGAGGCACTCAATGAAGTCGCTTACCTCTTGGCCGATGATCGCGCCGGGGAGCTCCAGGTTAAAGAAGGCGATGAAGTCGTCGTCACAGAAATCGAGCATCACGCTAACCTGATTCCGTGGCAAGAATTGTGCCGCCGTACAGGTGCCCACCTGAAGTGGTATTCAGCAACTGATGATGGGCGGGTAGACCTTGATTCCCTGACGTTGAGTGATCGCACGAAGGTTGTCGCCTTTACCCATCAATCGAATGTGACAGGTGCCCAACCAGACGTGGAAAAGCTTGTGTCGCGTGCCCATCGCGTCGGTGCAGTGGCGGTGCTCGATGCATGCCAGTCCGTGCCACACAAAACAGTGGACTTCCACGCACTTGACGTCGATTTTTCGGCGTTTTCGGGACATAAAATGCTGGGCCCGAATGGGGTAGGAGTCATGTACGGTAAGGCGGACATCCTTGCCCAGATGCCACCCTTCCTCACTGGTGGTTCCATGATTACGACAGTCAAGATGGATCACTCTGAATACACAGAGCCACCACAGCGGTTTGAGGCTGGAACGCAGATGACCAGCCAGGTTGTCGGTCTCGGGGCTGCCGTACAATTCCTCCAGGCTATCGGGATGGACGCTGTCGAAAAGCACGAGCAGATGCTCACTAAATATGCTTTGGAGAAACTCAACGACATTGATGGGCTGCGTATCATTGGCCCCACAACGCCTGAGCACCGGGGCAGTTCGGTGAGCTTCTCTCTCGACGGGGTCCACCCTCACGACCTCAGCCAGGTTCTCGATGACGACGGCATCGCTGTCCGCTCTGGCCACCATTGTGCGTGGCCCATCCACCGTCGGATGGGAATTCAGGCTTCGGCGCGCGCATCGTTTTATATTTACAACACTCTCGACGAAGTAGATAAGCTGGCAGAATCTATTTGTCGTGCACGAGACTTCTTTGGGGTGACGCGATGA
- the sufU gene encoding Fe-S cluster assembly sulfur transfer protein SufU → MRLESMYQEVILDHYKNPQHAGLREPFDAEVHHVNTSCGDEITLRVQLSDDGSTIQDISYEASGCSISQASTSVMAEELIGQSVDDASKKLAEFERMVTSRGQVEGDEDLIGDGIAFAGVAQYPARVKCALLGWKALQAAATEAMADAGHDKAAAQLNSSSSTTSP, encoded by the coding sequence ATGAGACTCGAATCCATGTACCAGGAAGTGATCCTGGATCACTATAAAAATCCGCAACATGCGGGCTTGAGGGAACCTTTTGACGCAGAAGTGCACCACGTCAACACGTCCTGTGGTGATGAAATAACCCTGCGCGTTCAGTTATCGGACGATGGGTCAACGATCCAAGACATCTCTTACGAGGCGTCGGGGTGTTCTATTAGCCAGGCGTCGACGTCGGTTATGGCCGAGGAATTGATCGGCCAAAGTGTCGACGATGCGTCGAAAAAACTCGCTGAGTTTGAACGGATGGTGACGTCCCGTGGGCAGGTTGAGGGCGATGAGGATCTCATTGGAGATGGGATCGCATTTGCCGGCGTTGCTCAATACCCCGCTCGCGTGAAGTGCGCGCTGTTAGGATGGAAAGCTCTTCAAGCCGCAGCCACCGAGGCGATGGCTGACGCGGGCCACGATAAAGCCGCAGCACAGCTGAACTCATCGTCGTCAACAACAAGCCCATAG
- the sufD gene encoding Fe-S cluster assembly protein SufD: MTDVLKAEEVEAAADKAKEVGAFDANTTNTTGAKTKGDVFTSFNVDDFSVPRGRDEDWRFTPLRRLNGLHDGSFPGEHAPKPVSADIPDGTSGVHVEEVPADDDRLRAAGAPVDRVGAQVFASLQRGTVLTIDDNTVVDGDITLTFTGTGPDTTSFGALAVIAGEHAEANVVLRFEGHGNYADFHSYSIGTGAHINVAIIDDMDDDAVHLANEQLRLDRDAVMRHGYSAFGGSVVRNISHVAFKAPGADCELSGVYFADDGQYFEQRLLVDHSEANCRSNVMYKGALQGDPNSDLPETRTAWVGDALIRAQADNTDTYEKNMNLVLSEGARADAVPNLEIATGEIIGAGHAATVGRFDDEQLYYLMSRGIPEPVARRLIVHGFFTEVISRIPIPAVQDELEKRVSEELDTVSLDELNSLS, encoded by the coding sequence ATGACTGACGTACTCAAGGCCGAGGAAGTCGAAGCTGCTGCCGACAAGGCAAAAGAAGTCGGTGCTTTCGACGCGAACACAACCAACACCACAGGGGCTAAAACAAAAGGCGACGTATTTACGTCATTCAATGTAGACGACTTCTCCGTCCCTCGCGGCCGCGACGAAGATTGGCGTTTCACTCCCTTGCGGCGGCTCAACGGGCTTCACGACGGGTCGTTTCCGGGTGAACACGCACCGAAACCAGTCAGCGCAGATATCCCCGACGGAACATCTGGCGTACACGTAGAAGAGGTTCCGGCCGACGATGACCGCCTTCGCGCAGCCGGAGCCCCCGTGGATCGCGTCGGTGCGCAGGTCTTCGCCAGCCTTCAACGCGGAACCGTACTCACCATCGACGACAACACCGTTGTCGACGGTGATATTACGTTGACGTTCACGGGAACTGGCCCCGACACCACGTCCTTCGGAGCACTGGCCGTCATCGCTGGTGAACACGCCGAAGCCAACGTCGTGCTCCGGTTCGAAGGACATGGCAACTACGCAGACTTCCACTCGTACTCGATTGGAACAGGTGCACATATCAACGTCGCCATTATCGACGATATGGATGACGACGCCGTCCATCTAGCCAACGAGCAGCTCCGATTGGATCGTGACGCCGTCATGCGCCACGGATACAGCGCCTTCGGTGGCTCCGTGGTGCGCAATATCTCCCACGTAGCGTTCAAAGCGCCCGGGGCAGATTGCGAACTCTCCGGCGTGTACTTTGCCGACGACGGACAATACTTCGAGCAACGTCTACTCGTTGACCACTCTGAGGCGAATTGCCGCTCCAACGTGATGTACAAAGGGGCACTCCAAGGCGATCCGAACTCGGACCTCCCCGAAACACGCACAGCGTGGGTTGGCGACGCACTGATCCGTGCACAGGCCGACAACACGGACACGTACGAGAAAAACATGAACCTCGTTTTGTCCGAGGGCGCGCGCGCAGATGCCGTTCCGAACCTCGAAATCGCCACCGGCGAAATCATTGGCGCTGGTCACGCGGCCACCGTCGGACGCTTCGACGACGAACAGCTCTACTACCTGATGAGCCGTGGGATCCCCGAGCCCGTTGCCCGACGCCTTATCGTCCACGGATTCTTCACCGAAGTCATTTCACGAATCCCGATACCGGCCGTCCAAGATGAACTCGAAAAACGCGTCTCCGAGGAACTCGACACTGTCAGCCTCGACGAGCTGAATTCACTGAGCTAA